A genomic region of Azoarcus sp. KH32C contains the following coding sequences:
- a CDS encoding PQQ-binding-like beta-propeller repeat protein: protein MRQHFNAQSLIPACRIGRAMAAAAVVLMLTVGMVPPVGAAITEPVLQWTAGGLSAGIDSAGQAARMAVDARGNVAIVSGPSGGRNLAVTSYTENGVFRWRSTVNPASGTFVGDWVVAAPGGDFLAVGHSVNSSGNPIQSTLVRFDTNGALLWRVDPAVGFLPAVGRLVVDADGNAYLAVSGRGSGMFVQKYDPSGALLWSQRDATGSGYALAASLALSPDGADVVVTGGISGGALWNTIAYDTATGIRKWQVTAAEGTTAKDVVVDAKRVYVTGQGVTGAGTPALKYFLTVIAYERATGKRVWRTDRKPADAGDAFGLRMAMAPDGSLAVTGQTNRGFLDWYTVAFETTGAVRWEAVRDGKLNTDEIPRAVLVMPDGTTVVTGRGGPNLPGGFIPGVTAGYSSSGQLLWVAFSTLETVWAAALPNGDVCATGGYDALITCWAVPPNVVPVPPGVTVPTAPTNLAASSTTRRRIDLVWRNTASDASSITVERCMGSACTAFAPVAQLAATATAWSDAQVKSKSTYSYRLRASNTAGSSGYSNIATATAR from the coding sequence ATGCGACAGCACTTCAACGCTCAATCCCTTATCCCGGCATGCCGTATTGGCCGGGCGATGGCCGCGGCGGCGGTCGTCCTGATGCTCACGGTGGGAATGGTGCCGCCCGTCGGCGCCGCCATCACCGAGCCGGTGCTGCAATGGACGGCGGGAGGTCTTTCCGCGGGGATCGACAGCGCCGGACAGGCGGCGCGGATGGCCGTCGATGCCCGGGGCAATGTCGCCATCGTGTCGGGGCCGTCCGGCGGGCGCAATCTGGCCGTCACCTCGTACACCGAAAACGGTGTGTTCCGCTGGCGCAGCACGGTCAACCCGGCATCGGGGACCTTTGTCGGCGACTGGGTGGTCGCGGCCCCGGGCGGCGATTTCCTGGCGGTCGGTCACAGCGTCAACTCAAGCGGCAATCCGATCCAGAGCACCTTGGTCCGGTTCGACACGAACGGGGCATTGCTGTGGCGCGTCGATCCGGCGGTGGGATTCCTCCCGGCCGTCGGACGGCTCGTGGTCGATGCGGATGGCAATGCCTATCTGGCCGTGAGCGGACGGGGAAGCGGCATGTTCGTCCAGAAGTACGACCCGTCCGGCGCCCTGCTGTGGTCGCAACGGGATGCGACGGGCAGCGGCTACGCGCTCGCCGCTTCGCTGGCCTTGAGCCCCGACGGCGCCGATGTGGTGGTGACGGGAGGGATCTCCGGCGGCGCGTTGTGGAACACGATCGCGTATGACACCGCGACAGGTATCCGCAAGTGGCAGGTGACCGCCGCCGAAGGCACGACGGCGAAGGACGTCGTGGTCGATGCCAAACGCGTCTACGTCACCGGCCAGGGCGTGACCGGCGCGGGCACGCCTGCGCTCAAGTACTTTCTCACGGTGATCGCCTACGAGCGGGCAACCGGGAAGCGCGTATGGCGCACCGACCGGAAGCCCGCCGACGCCGGCGACGCCTTCGGTCTGCGGATGGCGATGGCGCCCGACGGCAGCCTGGCGGTGACCGGGCAGACCAACCGCGGCTTCCTCGACTGGTACACGGTCGCCTTCGAGACCACCGGCGCGGTGCGCTGGGAAGCGGTCCGCGACGGCAAGCTGAATACGGACGAGATCCCGCGGGCGGTGCTCGTAATGCCGGACGGCACCACGGTGGTCACGGGCCGGGGCGGCCCGAACCTGCCGGGTGGCTTTATCCCCGGGGTAACGGCGGGCTACAGTTCGAGCGGACAACTGCTGTGGGTCGCCTTCTCCACGCTCGAGACGGTCTGGGCGGCGGCGCTGCCGAATGGCGACGTGTGCGCCACGGGTGGCTACGATGCCTTGATTACGTGCTGGGCGGTTCCCCCCAATGTCGTGCCGGTGCCGCCCGGCGTGACGGTGCCGACCGCGCCGACGAACCTGGCGGCAAGTTCGACGACGCGGCGCAGGATCGACCTCGTCTGGCGCAATACCGCCAGCGACGCCAGTTCGATCACGGTGGAGCGCTGTATGGGAAGCGCCTGCACTGCGTTCGCTCCCGTCGCTCAGCTCGCCGCGACCGCGACCGCTTGGTCCGACGCGCAGGTGAAGTCGAAATCGACCTATTCCTATCGCCTGCGCGCCAGCAATACCGCGGGGAGTTCGGGATACTCCAACATCGCGACTGCGACGGCGCGTTGA
- a CDS encoding 2-phosphosulfolactate phosphatase → MEIHRISLHRLVQAPHDFDTVVVIDVLRSFSTAAYAFAAGASEIHPVQTAAEAQLLLNRIPEALTIGALPGGRPMAGFDLGNSPSRVQALALAGRPVILTTAAGVQALIRFGHVPRLFATSLVCAGATLAALQAIAPRRIALLTTGEWTDRDGDEDIACADYLAAGLLGHPISHAVLSRRVRESDFGRRFAAGTDPALPLADLELCAVVDRFDFAMPVVREDDGLVVRPLRSAP, encoded by the coding sequence ATGGAGATCCATCGCATCAGCCTGCACCGCCTCGTGCAGGCGCCGCACGATTTCGACACCGTCGTCGTGATCGATGTGCTGCGCTCGTTCTCGACCGCCGCCTACGCCTTCGCGGCCGGTGCGTCGGAAATCCACCCCGTCCAGACCGCCGCCGAGGCGCAGCTGTTGTTGAACCGGATCCCGGAGGCGCTAACGATCGGCGCGCTGCCCGGCGGCCGTCCGATGGCCGGCTTCGACCTCGGCAATTCGCCTTCCCGCGTGCAGGCGCTTGCGCTTGCCGGGCGTCCGGTGATCCTCACGACCGCCGCAGGCGTGCAGGCGCTGATCCGCTTCGGTCACGTGCCCCGTCTCTTCGCGACGAGCCTCGTCTGCGCCGGGGCGACGCTTGCCGCGCTGCAGGCCATCGCCCCTCGGCGCATCGCGCTGCTCACGACCGGCGAATGGACCGATCGCGACGGCGACGAGGACATCGCCTGCGCCGACTACCTCGCCGCGGGCCTGCTCGGCCATCCGATCAGCCACGCCGTCCTCTCCCGTCGTGTGCGCGAATCCGACTTCGGCCGGCGTTTCGCGGCCGGTACCGACCCGGCGCTGCCCCTCGCCGACCTGGAGCTCTGCGCAGTCGTCGACCGCTTCGACTTCGCGATGCCGGTCGTGCGCGAGGACGACGGGCTGGTCGTGCGCCCGCTCCGGTCTGCACCGTAA
- a CDS encoding EAL domain-containing protein, which yields MKPEASFETRVLIAFVAAVLVVGVLGITTWKLSKDAAEAEHRLTRSHDVLSNLAQAKASTVEIELSTQNYRLSGNPAHLEQRDTLIAAREASLQRIKQLTADEPRQQERWQLLREVVDERIAISQRVQMLRSTEGVDAANAYAASAPLQETRERAYGLMRDMDADENRQLKARNAEQQRTDKVLASVGALLAASLFALLAASYSLIRRQLRESEAIERQARRTILEQNELLEQHVRERTAQLRDSEDHLRSVIRNVPALIAYVDAEQRYVYVNEQYRARFASDRPDITGCTVREILGEERYAIASPIIAKALLGEPQSYDWQPFPGVWQLISYAPRRDADGGVAGYYVLGTDITARKEAEERIRSLNADLERHVYELEHVSRALRTLSAGNRTMLRATDEQELLDGMCRAIVETGGYDTAVVWYRLHDPAQSLRAMAESGYPGGLAGVRALTATWADNEHGRGAVGTTIRNGQTRVVRDIANDPNYAPWRAAVPAYESVIACPLQVGGEVIGALAIYDAAPDIFGPDEVVLLTESADDLAFGIATLRVRAEQQKSQEAMYRLTHFDTLTGLPNETQFTAAINAALESGKQSDAPFAVLQANIERLSEINDALGFRHGDDMLREFGTRLRSAAPASATVARLRGDEFAALLPAGDASAALALVSRLEQALAPPFPIADIALDVSARIGVALFPEHGTTAHDLYRHMDIAVQVAKKKGLGHVMFDPAQNPTQARRLTLVSELRRAIEHGDLLLYLQPKVELASGRVCGAEGLVRWKHAERGIIPPGEFIELAENTGLIKPLTEWVVETAMRLNQQWARQGRELPIAVNLSARNLHDEKLLEKIRHLQAAYGVCAGLFEMEITESAVMEDAEFALHVLHGLRNEGIPLYIDDFGTGYSSLSYLQKLPVEYIKIDQSFIRDMSSRKDCELIVRSTIDLIHDLGRKAVAEGIETRESWDRLAELGCDVGQGYFIARPMPPEDFMAWAERFPAHAWTVPSA from the coding sequence TCGCTGCGGTGCTGGTGGTCGGCGTGCTCGGCATTACCACCTGGAAATTGTCGAAGGATGCTGCGGAAGCGGAACACCGGCTGACCCGCAGCCATGACGTGCTCAGCAACCTCGCCCAGGCCAAGGCGAGCACGGTCGAGATCGAACTGAGCACGCAGAACTACAGGCTTTCGGGAAATCCGGCCCATCTCGAACAACGGGACACGCTGATCGCGGCCCGCGAAGCCAGTCTGCAACGCATCAAGCAGCTCACGGCCGACGAACCTCGGCAGCAGGAACGCTGGCAGCTGTTGCGCGAAGTCGTCGACGAGCGCATCGCGATTTCGCAGCGCGTACAGATGCTGCGCAGCACGGAAGGAGTCGATGCCGCGAACGCCTACGCCGCATCGGCGCCGTTGCAGGAAACGCGTGAACGCGCCTACGGCCTGATGCGCGACATGGACGCGGACGAGAACCGCCAGCTGAAGGCGCGCAATGCCGAGCAACAACGCACCGACAAGGTCCTGGCGTCGGTCGGTGCCCTGCTTGCGGCGTCGCTCTTCGCGCTGCTCGCGGCGAGCTATTCGCTGATCCGCCGGCAGTTGCGGGAGTCGGAAGCCATCGAGCGACAGGCCCGCCGCACGATCCTCGAACAGAACGAGTTGCTCGAACAGCACGTGCGGGAGCGGACGGCACAGTTGCGCGACAGCGAAGATCACCTGCGCAGCGTGATCCGCAACGTCCCGGCGCTGATCGCCTACGTGGACGCCGAGCAGCGCTACGTCTATGTGAACGAGCAGTATCGGGCGCGTTTCGCGTCGGATCGCCCCGACATCACCGGTTGCACCGTCCGCGAGATCCTCGGCGAGGAGCGCTACGCGATCGCCTCCCCGATCATCGCGAAAGCCTTGCTGGGCGAGCCGCAGAGCTACGACTGGCAGCCCTTCCCGGGCGTCTGGCAGCTCATCAGCTATGCGCCGCGACGGGATGCCGACGGCGGCGTCGCCGGCTACTACGTGCTCGGCACCGACATCACCGCACGCAAGGAAGCCGAAGAGCGGATCCGCAGCCTCAATGCCGATCTCGAGCGCCACGTGTACGAGCTGGAGCATGTCAGCCGCGCGCTGCGGACGCTGAGCGCGGGCAACCGGACGATGCTGCGTGCGACCGACGAACAGGAGCTCCTCGACGGCATGTGCCGCGCGATTGTCGAAACCGGCGGCTACGACACGGCGGTGGTGTGGTACCGCCTTCACGACCCGGCCCAGTCGCTTCGGGCGATGGCCGAGAGCGGCTATCCCGGCGGCCTGGCCGGCGTGCGCGCATTGACGGCCACCTGGGCCGACAACGAGCATGGCCGGGGCGCCGTCGGAACGACGATCCGCAACGGACAGACGAGGGTCGTGCGGGACATTGCCAACGACCCGAACTACGCCCCCTGGAGGGCCGCAGTCCCCGCCTACGAATCGGTGATCGCCTGCCCCCTGCAAGTCGGCGGCGAAGTGATCGGCGCACTCGCGATCTACGATGCGGCACCGGACATCTTCGGCCCGGACGAAGTCGTGCTGCTCACCGAGTCGGCCGACGACCTCGCCTTCGGCATCGCCACGCTGCGCGTGCGCGCCGAACAGCAGAAGAGCCAGGAGGCGATGTACCGGCTGACGCACTTCGACACCCTCACCGGGCTGCCGAACGAGACGCAATTCACCGCCGCGATCAACGCCGCGCTGGAATCCGGCAAGCAGTCCGACGCCCCCTTCGCCGTGCTGCAGGCCAACATCGAACGCCTGAGCGAAATCAACGACGCGCTGGGTTTCCGGCACGGCGACGACATGCTGCGCGAATTCGGCACGCGGCTGCGCAGCGCGGCCCCCGCATCGGCGACGGTGGCGCGCCTTCGCGGGGACGAATTCGCCGCGCTGCTGCCCGCGGGCGACGCAAGCGCCGCGCTCGCGCTGGTGAGCCGCCTGGAGCAGGCGCTGGCGCCGCCCTTCCCGATCGCCGACATCGCGCTCGACGTCTCCGCCCGCATCGGCGTCGCGCTCTTCCCCGAGCACGGCACCACCGCGCACGACCTGTACCGCCACATGGACATCGCGGTGCAGGTGGCGAAGAAGAAAGGGCTCGGCCACGTCATGTTCGATCCCGCGCAGAACCCGACCCAGGCGCGCCGCCTGACCCTTGTCAGCGAGCTGCGACGCGCGATCGAGCACGGCGACCTCCTGCTCTACCTGCAGCCCAAGGTGGAGCTCGCGAGCGGCCGCGTCTGCGGCGCCGAAGGGCTGGTGCGCTGGAAGCACGCCGAACGCGGCATCATCCCGCCCGGCGAATTCATCGAACTGGCCGAGAACACCGGCCTGATCAAGCCGCTCACCGAATGGGTGGTCGAGACGGCGATGCGCCTGAATCAGCAGTGGGCACGGCAAGGACGCGAACTGCCGATCGCCGTGAACCTCTCGGCCCGCAACCTGCACGACGAAAAGCTGCTTGAGAAGATCCGCCATTTGCAGGCGGCCTATGGCGTCTGCGCCGGCCTGTTCGAAATGGAGATCACCGAAAGCGCCGTGATGGAGGACGCCGAGTTCGCACTGCACGTGCTGCACGGCCTGCGCAACGAGGGGATCCCGCTTTACATCGACGATTTCGGCACCGGCTACTCCTCGCTCAGCTATCTGCAGAAGCTGCCGGTCGAGTACATCAAGATCGACCAGTCCTTCATTCGTGACATGTCGAGCCGCAAGGACTGCGAGCTGATCGTGCGCTCGACCATCGACCTGATCCACGACCTCGGGCGCAAGGCGGTCGCCGAGGGCATCGAGACGCGCGAGAGCTGGGACCGGCTCGCCGAACTGGGCTGCGACGTCGGCCAGGGCTACTTCATCGCGAGGCCGATGCCGCCGGAAGACTTCATGGCCTGGGCCGAGCGCTTCCCGGCGCACGCCTGGACCGTTCCCTCAGCCTGA